The genomic region tacaattaagtTTATAGGATAGGATAATCGTCCGGATGATCGGTGCAATGAGATATTTAACTTGATTTATCATAAGCATCCGATCGATTGCgtttaaatttatcgattgtataaatttatcgCATAGTTTCTTTCCATCATGttcgcgtgtatatatataatatatatatatattttttttttgtatatcgtttctttatatatcttttctctttattattttccttcttaaaCCTGtcatttttgattttctgtttgtttgtgGCTGCTTTTACTTCCGTATGCATGAAGAGATATGTATGTTAacatatgcatgtgtatatatgtatgttgttgtacgtatgtatgtatatatatgtatgtaaatataacaGATATATCTCTCGTTGGCTCTCGCCTCTCATTGTCTCTGCTCGTagctccttttctctctctctctctctctctctctctctctctctctttctctcccactctttcacgcgttctctcactcactctctctctctctctccctccctcgaCCTTTAGCTCGAGTGGATCTTTCTCTtagatcatttattattattatttttttcgagcCTTTTTCATCAAATCATTTTtccaatcatttttctttttttttctttttttttctctttttttcttttttttttcttttttttcttttttttctttttttttttttgatcaattTGCCATTTAGAATACGTTTTATCATTGATTgaatttattcgaatgaaaaagttaTGGATACTTATCAATTATCtcgaaatatagatataataattaaacgacatattaataacaataatagacTCATTagaaatctattattattattattattaattattattttaaaacagTGAGACGACGATGCCCcgtgataaataaatgttctCACGAACTTGATccatttgttttcctttctttcgttttgcgATAAAAATCCATGGacgatgttgttgttgttgttgttgttgttgttgtttttattgggttaattaattcttcatCGATCTTTACAAATCACCATCGGGCTGTAGGTCGAAGCGTGGCGGGAATGCGGAACCATCGAACTGGGGCTTGAACGCAGGTCGGTGTGGCTGTAAAaagtcaaaaaagaaagataatacagataaaaaTGGAGAGtgtgtaaaattaaatatcaaaattaaatatcaattaaaaagttCATGACTTTTATCgtaagtcttttttttttttttgcactaTTTCGAAAGAGAAGTATACATATGGCACGTAGCTCTGTGCAGTTTTGTGTTCTCCTTTCGAATATAACTatgattttctaattaattaattaattgactaTGGCAGAGCACtcaaaacaacaaaaaattcaacgaattCAAATCTTATCACAAGGGATGTCCTATCTCCCTCTTATAATACATCATTATAACGactatgtattatttaacaattattattattattattattattattattattattattattattattgtgtgtTACTAAGACTATGAACACGGACACATTGAAAACttggatataatttaattttcttgcactgtctaatatataaaaaaaaatatcttttgatcTATACCttttaaagagagagggggggggagagagagagacacttataacagattattataatcatcatgTCTTTGAAAATTGGATGAGTCCAGGGATGAATTAATAACGAAGttaataacgaagaaataagCTATTTGACGAAAACTTTTGAGACATAGGATGATATAAGGACAACGAGAAATTAAGGGTGGtagtttctttcttgttcgttGGAATAGATACTCGTTTTGAAAGCAAATCAAAAGAGagacgtttattttttttctccttttatgatttcttttcttcaactGACTTACATGGACCAGCAACGCAGTGTTTTTACTCCATCGCGGAGGGCGCCGCCTTGCGGGCCTTCTGTTGCGGCTATACAGGGACAcagaatgaaagatatattttctatcagaTGATTTAAGAAAATTGGGACACCtaaccgagagagagagagagagagagagagagagaaactatggaaagttttttttctttttcttatctaaagCTATAGAAATGAAATGTGTTTTGAgacgatgaaaaaattaaagaggagaaaaaattcCTTACCGCTGGGCTCAATCCACGTGCGGCACTTCCCCCACGGCCTTTAGTGCGGAATTTGGTAATAGCTTGTTCAGCCAAGTCGGCTCTCTCTTCGGCCTCCTCAAGCTCTTGCTGAGCCTTACGGAACTTGGCAAGATTCAATGCAGCGATCTCTTCTGCCTCCTCGATCTGTCTCTTGTATGTCTTGATCTTCTGCTGAAGTTTGTCGACTAGGTCTTGCATGCGTTCGTGATTCTTACGATCCTCATCAGCCTAGAATATAAGAAATCACGtaaatatcgttgaaaaataatcagtttaaaataatttataattaaacaagCCAAAAGGTAGATCTAATGATCTATCGGCAATTACCTGGAAGCTAAGTTCCTTAATGCGTCGTTCAGACTTGCGAAGGTTCTTCTGAGCGTCAGCGTGTCTCCTTTGTTCACCATCAAGTTCATTCTCCAATTCACGTACGCGTTGTTCCAACTTTTGTATTGCTTTCTTGCCTCCCTTCAAAGCATTCGCCTCGGCTTCATCAAGACGAACTTGGAGTTCTTTGATCTGTGTCTCAAGAGCCTTGCGAAGTTTCTCTTGCGTTTGAGCATGATCTTGTTCAGCTCGGAGTTCGTCAGCCAATCGTGCAGCATCGACCATTGCCTTCTTAGCTTTCTCTTCGGAGTTCTTGGCTTCGTTTAGAAGCTCGTCGAGATCAGACTGAGATAGAAGAGACAATTTTAGTattgaaaatcaaatatatatgtataatcgatatattttatataaattagataGCTTATGATTAAAAGAGAAGTATCTTTTTAACTTACATGGAGGGTCTGCAATTCGGCTTCGAGTTTCCTCTTGGCAGCAGAGATGGAAGCATTCTGAGCACTGAGGTCGTTCAATTGTTCGTGACAATCTGCTAATTCTTGTTCGGCCTGTCTACGACCACGATCGGCTTGTTCCAAAAGCGTACGGCTTTCTTCAAGTTCATTTTGAAGTGCATTAGCACGACGCTCAGATATACCAAGAAGTTCTCTTGCTTCGTCGCGTGCTCGTTGTTCCTCTTCCAGAGCGGTCTGTACATCCTTCAATTGTTGCTGATATCtcttaatattcttttgaGCTTCGGCATTGGCTTTGTTTGCGTGATCCAAAGCTATTTCTAATTCGTTAATATCAGcttccaatttctttttcatacgaAGTGCCTCGGCTTTGCCCTAAAGTGAACATTTCGATCAGGAATTGTTGTTaacaatctttttctttttttaaagcttTCATTTAGAATTTCCATTTACGTACCTTGGCTTCTGCTTCGAGAGAAGCTTGCATCGAGTCAAGAGCTCGTTGATGATTCTTCCTTGTGTTCTCAaattcttcctccttctcttggATACGACGATCGATCTCTTGTCTAACTTGGCTCAATTCCAGCTGGCTTCTGAGtactttgttttcttcttgttccaAAGCTGCTTCAGCTTCCTCCAATGCTGCCTGGAGTTCATCCTTCTCCGCCTCCAAACGCTTTCTAGCCTTCTCGATCTCATGAATGTTACGTCCACCTTCGCCTATTTGATCCAAAAGATCTTTCACCTCGTCGGCGAGATTCTTGTTCTCACGACGCACAGCTTCCAATTGTTCTTGACTTTCCTCATAGGCACCTGATTAGGATACAAACGACGCGggtgttaaatatattttatgaaattctctcgaaagaaaaacttacCTCTGAGCCTGAAGAGCTCGGTACTGTAATTACGGCATTCCTTTTGACTGGCATCCAGTTCAGCGGCAAGATCGTCAACTTTGAGCTTCCATTCGCCAATGATCTTGTCGAATgccttctgtttcttttcagCGGCATTGGCAATAGCAGTGGCACGATCGACCTCGATTTGAAGATCCTCGACTTCGGTCGAAAGCCTCTGTTTCGTCTTTTCCAGAGCAATGACCTTTTGGTTGAGGGATTCGATCGTTTCCTCGGCTTCAGCAAGTCGAGCCTGAAGCTTTCGTTTGGCCTCTTCGAGTTCCTCAGCCCTGGCTACTCCTTCGGATTCGTATTTCGTACGCCACAGTTGAGCCTCGGCGTTAGCCTTGCTCAATTGTCTTTGGAGATCTGCTTTGCCTTCGGCTTCTTCCTCAACTTGCTCGCGAATATTGTCCAAGTCGTGTTCCAAATTACGGAATTTACCAAGAAGCGTGGCACGTTCCCTTGATTCCTCGTCAGCAAGCCTCTTCGTATCTTCCAATTGTGTCGTCAACGAGATCTTGATCTTCGACAATTGGCTAACCTGGGACTCGGCTTCCTCCAATTGGCGCAACAAGTCACTGTTCTCGATCGACAACTTCTTCTTCGCTGCATCGAAGTCGTTCAACGTACGATTAACTTCTTCCAACTTGCCTTGGGTTTCGTTCAATTGATGTTGCAAttgttttacaattttttcttgGGCGGCCTGTTAGAAAATTTCGACATTCATATTAGTTTCAttaaatgctttttttttttttttcaattttaacaaTGACTCATAAGCAAGAAGCAAGCAATGTAACGCAGAAACAAGCGAGAAATGCATAAGTTCCCTTATTAAATGTAACTCACTCGAATTGGAAAAATTCTCAAATGGCATCAATCCTAAGGTATTCCCCCTCTTTCATATTCCATTATCCTTGTAGTAGTAAGCTGCTTGGCAAAGCTGTTAGTTGCGTTAGTGCGCATTTATGCGCCAGGAAATATTATTTGGGATATAAGGGTCCTTACCTTTTCATTGCTGAGGTGGTCAACCGTAGCACGAAGGTCGTTCAACTCGCTGAAGTATtgaaccttttctttttcggtcCTGTTTGATTATGGAAAACAttggaaaaagaggaggattaagttaataatattataaacgagaaagaaaatataagaaacagTTCACAacaaaattctctctttcatatcaTTAAGGACAAATATGTTTGTTCATCGTGCAGCGAAGATGATTCAAGGGTAATAATACATGTAACATTCCCTATTTCACTTTGgaattctgaaaaaaaaatacgagaaacaaaaaaggaaaaacctCGTGGACAGCATTCGCAagacattactttttttcttttttttttttttttttttttttttttgttcaaatatACCTTCTCCCTAGAAACTTGATCCGTCGCGGCGCGAGAATTATTCAGCTCGCCGTGGATGTCATGACGGCCCTTTTCGGCCCTATCAAAAACTTCAAATTACTCTTTTGCTaacaataatttgtttattttaaaggaaaaaaatgttgaaaagttTCTAAACGTCTATTAATATACCAGAAGAGCCTTGCAAGtatgtatctcttttttttttttttttcgattaaattttaacatcatttaaataatgaaatacataATTGTTATTCTTACCTAGCCTTCAACTTGTTAAGCGTATCGATTTGTTCTCCCATTTCAGCAACGGCATCATTATGTTTCTTGCGCAAGCTAGCAAGAGAAGCTTCATGTTGAATATTAGCTTCCTCGAGATCTCTCCTTAACTTGCTAAGTTCAGCCTCTCTCTTCTTGTTCAATTCGATTTGAGCAGAGGTAGCACCACCAGCTTCCTCGAGACGCTCACCAAGTTCTTCCAATTCTCGTGCAAGATCGCTACGTTGTTTCTCAGCTTTGCCACGAGCTCCGCGTTCTGCTTCGATCTTTAAAGTAACAagattttataatcgatagGATTATTTTCCAGAAAATACGATTTTCATGATATAAAACTTTTAGGGTTCCTACCTCTTCCTCGAGTTCTTCGATTCTCGCTTGGAGTTCCTTAATCTGTTTCTGAAGTTTGCCTACTAACGATTGTTCATCTTCCAATTTGGCAGTAAGCGACGAGAGTTCCTTGTCTTTGCGTTGAATAGTTTGTTCCAATTCCTTCTTGTTCCTTTCCAAATCGGCTACAGCTTCTTGGGTCAATTTCAAGTCACCTTCCAcctttctctttgctttctcAACGTCGGCGCtgatacataattaaataattaactaaGATTCGTTCCCTTgattttagagagagagagagagagagagagagagaaagaaaagaaaacaatttcaaaGTGAAATATCTCTCACCGAGATTTCTTTTCACGTTCCAAGGAATCCTCAAGCTCGTCAAGAGTATGCTCGAGTTTGATCTTAACTTTGTTAAGGTGATTGACTTTGTCCTCGGCAGCTTGAAGTTCCTCACCCGTCTTCTGATTGATCTCACCCTggttcttcttctccttattcaatttattaatcaattcatCTTGATGAGCAATCTCGTCGTTCAAGTTACGAATTTGATGATCCTTCGTAGCCTTGTCTTGTTCAGATTTTTGAAGATTCAATTCTAAATCCTCGATATCTTTCTTCAAACCAGCTACTTCTTGCtcgagtttctttttattctggAATAGATTGTTCCTagcatcttcttcttccttgaaTCTGTCGTTAAGATcctaagaaaatataatagatataaatccAATTAGAAAATGATAACGATCTTTCAATCGCACAGACATAGTCGTTAATAATTCACCTATATTCATCGTTAATTGTCATACTTCTTTCTAAAATTTTCTAGTAATATCCTCAGTTATTCAAAGTTACGACATGATGGCCTCTAAGAGTGCTAATTATTTCATTGGATTCATCAGCCAGCGCATACGTCGTGACGTGTCATGGCATGATGAGTTACCTAACGTTAGGTAACGTTTGAATTAATcgacagagacagaaaatgaagaaaaagagaaggggatTATTTTGGCATGATCTACCATCTCTCGACATCCATCATCGTGCAACTTACTACGAAGTTGGGATAGAAGAGGATGCCAAGTGCAGTTTTGAGTGGAAAAAACTTTGAAAGTGgtgtaagaaagaagaagaagaagaagaagaagaaggagaagccGAAGAAGAGGATGATATGAAGGAGCAACGATGACGAGGATAACGATGATGAAGATGAGTTGCTAAATGACGCATACACTACACACCTAATCCAAAGTATAAATACCCTACACCTGTTATCCTCCTTCGTTTTCTCGTCTCCTCCAGCACGTAGGTGCCACGCCCTCTTTTAATAACCTGGAATCTGGGATCGTTGGATCTAAATTTGGAGCAGGAGGAAGTCGGGAGGGTGAAATACTctctcagagagagagagagagagacgtttctccctccttctccgtcctacgtttctttcatttctccctctttcttccattttccttcttcctgcCCGTAAATGGAGTCTCTTACATATTCAATCATGACACGAATGAACTCTCTATTAAGAAAATCCACATTTTACATACTACTTTGAggatcgattaattatcaaccggaataattaatttcactcGGTTTCGTCgagatgattaataataatcaagataAGTTTTTCACTTGAATTGaatcataatgataaaattaaaattttgagaggaaaaagtttaaagaagaaagtatGAAGAATCCAAAGAGTTGAGGAAAAAAAGtcttcgataaaaatagatcGAGTTGTGGAATGCTGGAATGGGTTGTACGAAGAAGCTCGGtcataaaatttcttcttttgcgtTTTAACTGAACCATTCCAGAGGTAAGGAAAACATCTGTTTTTCTAAAAAGTTATTACagcgatttttttcttcttttttttttcgtttccttttttttttctctcgagtaAGTCGAACCGATCTTATTTCCATCTcccccatttctttttctgtgtCTCTTTTTCTGCCTACATCTctcacttttccttttttctccattaCTTACAACGTCGACGTACGCGCACGTGTCCGATTATAACCCGTGAGAATAATTTTAGAATACGCATATAAATGACCGAATAAGAGTCGATGTAATCGGATGACTTGgaccaaaagaaaaatggccGTCTACTGAAAGCTCCAAAAATGCGGAGGATGCGTCTGACTAATGGCATAACTCCTCTACTTATTACCACCACCTACTGATCTAAACTCATAATCGTCAGAAGAGACGTTTCTTTGGCTTTCTCgcttctttcgaaattttatcttttcctgctttttctacgtttatatttaaatgaattttccaaaaattttCAGAATGACGCCTTCCTAATTGACAGCTTACGATCTTCTACCGATCAATAATATACCTACGGTTCATCTTATCGGTCCAAATATTATCTTTGGctagatttttctttaaattactttttcaaaaaaacCTTGAGGATCTGTCGTCTGACTAATGGCTTAGCTCTTCTACTGATTAATTCCTACAACAACCTTATCGGTAAGATTTTTCTGATTCCAAATGTTATATCTtctattagatttttatttaacttgctatttccaaattttctcgatttaaaaattttaaatcgcAAAATTCGCAAAGATTGCTTTGATTACGAATATTAtcctgataaaaattattataataatcgtagaaataaatcgtacgaaaaattattaattaaagtaaaatagataatattgaaaaaaaaaagaagagaaagaaagagaaaagaaaagaaacttacTTGAAGCTGAGATTCCATATCAGCTTTTTGCGCAGCAAGTTTCAAGGACTTCTCCATGTATTCCGAAAGTGAACCCTTTTCACCATCCAATTGCCGTTGCAAGGCATTCTTTTCTGTGGTAAGTTTCGCGTTTTGTTCCTCAAGTTCCTTACGaagtttttcttccttttcaaagGCTTCTTGTGCTTTCTTTGCCTTCTCCTCGAGTGCCTGCAATTGTAATTCACCGTCTAGTCGTTCGCcatttattaaagttttaGTGTTCTCCATAAGCACAGTATcgcccattttttttttaaataataatattactttatatcacacacacagatatgggagaaagataaaaaaaaaaaaaaaaaaaaaaaagaaagaaagagacgaaaaaagaaaagaaaagaaaacccgaaggaaaaggaaaaaacaattattcggaaatatcgtaaagaaaagaaatatcttttctgATCGAATTATATTCGTTTTCGTTCTTAAAAGAATCTTCAATTAAAAGAATCTTCAATTTCGAAAAGGTCGGAACGAGTTCGCGTATCCAACTGGATTCTCGTTTACCCGATGCTCAACTTTTCTACCCAAAATCCCCCTCGTATCCATTTGGCTTCGCTTCTCaaggaagagaacgagaacCATCCCCACCACCACTCCAGTGGTGTAtcttcgtataaaaatatttagaacgGATCTCCTCCAATGATGGTAGTAGGGATAGGgtagaaaagagagcgagcgagtgaacgagagagaacgaaatcgACAAAATTAGAAACGGCGGCGTTCCCCGGAAGGGCTACAGCAATGTCTTCCAGAATCGAGTTCTCGTCTCCTTTTAGATTCCAGCAGGTCAATTGTGGATCAACTTTctcatcgatatttattatcttatatttttcatcttttacttgttaaaatatttttgccaGCGCAGATTGATTTCTTGTACAATTATACTAAATAATTTGGATAATCAGTTACTGTTAGAcgattacaatttttcaattaatttatatacataatatacatacatatatatatatatatatatatatatatatatatatatacacacgcacatatgtatatattctataataatgatgatgacgacgatgataataaatattcgtcTTCGGACAATGCCTTTGCAATCTGACATTTATAGATGAGAAAGGATCGTAGTAAGATTCTGATTCATGCACCAAATGTCCTTCTCTATTTTTGGATCACGTAATATGAAATGAGAATAGGCAGAGAGTGCCTTTTTAGCAAACACTCTAATCTAAGAATATATGCCCGGAGAGCTTCTCgtaaagaaaatgttgaaCATCTTTTTTCTAACGCGCAAAATAAAGTTCtgttatgtatgtgtatttccCGTAGAATACTTTTCATATCTCTCTTTGCAAAATTTGCCATTGgtataaattgaatatacggaggagaagaagaaggtctGCTAAACGTGTAAATAAACTTGCCAGCGAATCTCTGGAAATGAAGAAACGAGGAGCGAGCGAGACTCTTACTctcggaaagaagaaagagaaaaagaaaaaaaagaaaaaaaaaaaaaaaagaaagaaagaaagaaaaaagaaagaaagctcAAGCTTCTCTCGgagtatatttttctaagcAAGATTATTATACCGTGTTCCAAAAATTGATCGACATTTGGTATCATCATCGGTTTCTTTGAAGATGAAATAGGATAAACACGAatgataaatcaaataatttatcatttttatagtcAAAGTTATTGGGATGAGATCATCCGATACGAGTGCACTCAAGTAATTTggaatttatctttaaatgattaaattcttcgagtaagaaataaataagaagattaTGTATAAAACTTACAGCCAATTCGTCCTCGATACGGGTAGCATTGAGAAGAGGTTTGATCTTTTGCCACAATTTCCACCATGGCCAGGTACGAAGTTGAAGATACTTTCTCAAATTTCTTTGAACAACGACAAGGGCCAAACGTTGATCTTGTAGTTTCTTGTAATCTTTACGCGCGAGGTAACCTCGAATGAAGGCTTGCATCCATGATACGATTTTGCCTAGACGTTCATCACGAAGTTCTTCCATCTGACCCAAGACTCCAGCACGGAAGAATACCTATTATTATCCAAGATTTATAAATCAGATGAAATCGATTGTCCATAATTATCGGAGTATGTTGATTATTTCACtataaatatcgtaataatttttcaattcattattatattgttaattgtAACATATCTATCATTGATCAAGATGTCCTTGGTGAAATAATCAAcaaacttttctttcgtttccgtGTGTAAATCAATCTAATCGTGCAATactcgaaaataaaatcgacaCTCGTGTTGTATACTTAAAGATTTTCACATTGATGCAAATAAACAATTAAGTATTAAACagagataaaatcgatattaaagtCAGGATACAAAAGTTCTTGTTTATAATGTCACACGACAAAACAGACTGAAGCAGTAATGTAGTAACACGTTTCGCTAGAAATAGaggatacatatatgtgtgtgtgtgtgtgtgtgtgtgtgtgtgattaGTAGAATAAGATTTGTATGATTAGAAAAGCACAATTATTGTTCTGATATTCTGTTAGGGCATTTCTCTTGCGACCCAAAGGTATCCAAGTACCTTGGTAAGACCCATACGATATTGGTCAGGCTCCAAATTGATAGCGTCGAGGATCAGCTGAGTTGCCTTTAGCGGTTCGCAAGGTTCTTTGATGGCATTGGCGCACAGAATTTTGTATCTGTGTTGTTGCGTCGTTGTTGTATAATTGCATTTATTGCGGTTTCGATAgtcaaaacaaacaaaaattatcaCAAAAAAGGTTAGACTAATTTATCTCACAGCGTCTCTTTGCTGTTTGtaaagataaatttctttttcttcttgttttcttttctcttttatttcgagTTATTAGAATCAATGAATTGGTCAACGATCGCATCATTTTCGAAAgaacattttctaaattacaaataataaaataataatcatgtgTAAGGTATATCTTTtagaaatctttaaaaaataaaaaaaaaagaaaaagaaatagaagcgTTCTCTCGAAAATTTGCattatcttttgttattaCGTATTCATAGGACAATCACGAGAGGCAGGTTGttatttgttcattaattACTTAATCCTTAACACTTGCCGAGTCTGATCGTTTCGTATGAGACAATACCGATCAACAAAGTTCACCGTAGCAGgtacattatgtatatataacttatgaaatatttaattaatttatttggcATAGCTGGGATAAAATTATCCCGTTTGTGAAAATaacttaaaatttattta from Vespa velutina chromosome 20, iVesVel2.1, whole genome shotgun sequence harbors:
- the LOC124956045 gene encoding myosin heavy chain, muscle isoform X4, whose translation is MPKPKPQEGEDPDPTPYLFVSLEQKRIDQTKPYDAKKACWVPDEKEGYLLGEIKATKGDVVSVGLPGGETKDFKKDQLQQVNPPKYEKCEDMSNLTYLNDASVLHNLKQRYYAQLIYTYSGLFCVAINPYKRFPVYTQRCAKLYRGKRRNEVPPHIFAISDGAYVNMLTNSENQSMLITGESGAGKTENTKKVIAYFATVGASTKKADDTSQKKGSLEDQVVQTNPVLEAFGNAKTVRNDNSSRFGKFIRIHFGPSGKLAGADIETYLLEKARVISQQTLERSYHIFYQMMSGSVKGLKEMLLLSNNIHDYYFVSQGKTTIPGLDDGEELLITDQAFDVLGFTQEEKDNIYKITAAVMHMGGMKFKQRGREEQAEADGTEEGERVAKLLSCDCADLYKNLLKPRIKVGNEFVTQGRNKDQVAYSVGAMSKAMFDRLFKWLVKKCNETLDTQQKRQHFIGVLDIAGFEIFDYNGFEQLCINFTNEKLQQFFNHHMFVLEQEEYKKEGIVWQFIDFGMDLLACIELIEKPMGILSILEEESMFPKATDKTFEEKLNNNHLGKSPNFLKPKPPKPGQQAAHFAIGHYAGNVPYNITGWLEKNKDPLNDSVVDQFKKSGNKLLVEIFADHPGQSGDAGGGGGGGKGGRGKKGGGFSTVSSSYREQLNNLMTTLRATQPHFVRCIIPNEMKQPGVIDSYLVMHQLTCNGVLEGIRICRKGFPNRMVYPDFKLRYKILAPAAVDKCGGDPKKAAAAILEGSGLDPDQYRLGHTKVFFRAGVLGQMEELRDERLGKIVSWMQAFIRGYLARKDYKKLQDQRLALVVVQRNLRKYLQLRTWPWWKLWQKIKPLLNATRIEDELAALEEKAKKAQEAFEKEEKLRKELEEQNAKLTTEKNALQRQLDGEKGSLSEYMEKSLKLAAQKADMESQLQDLNDRFKEEEDARNNLFQNKKKLEQEVAGLKKDIEDLELNLQKSEQDKATKDHQIRNLNDEIAHQDELINKLNKEKKNQGEINQKTGEELQAAEDKVNHLNKVKIKLEHTLDELEDSLEREKKSRADVEKAKRKVEGDLKLTQEAVADLERNKKELEQTIQRKDKELSSLTAKLEDEQSLVGKLQKQIKELQARIEELEEEIEAERGARGKAEKQRSDLARELEELGERLEEAGGATSAQIELNKKREAELSKLRRDLEEANIQHEASLASLRKKHNDAVAEMGEQIDTLNKLKARTEKEKVQYFSELNDLRATVDHLSNEKAAQEKIVKQLQHQLNETQGKLEEVNRTLNDFDAAKKKLSIENSDLLRQLEEAESQVSQLSKIKISLTTQLEDTKRLADEESRERATLLGKFRNLEHDLDNIREQVEEEAEGKADLQRQLSKANAEAQLWRTKYESEGVARAEELEEAKRKLQARLAEAEETIESLNQKVIALEKTKQRLSTEVEDLQIEVDRATAIANAAEKKQKAFDKIIGEWKLKVDDLAAELDASQKECRNYSTELFRLRGAYEESQEQLEAVRRENKNLADEVKDLLDQIGEGGRNIHEIEKARKRLEAEKDELQAALEEAEAALEQEENKVLRSQLELSQVRQEIDRRIQEKEEEFENTRKNHQRALDSMQASLEAEAKGKAEALRMKKKLEADINELEIALDHANKANAEAQKNIKRYQQQLKDVQTALEEEQRARDEARELLGISERRANALQNELEESRTLLEQADRGRRQAEQELADCHEQLNDLSAQNASISAAKRKLEAELQTLHSDLDELLNEAKNSEEKAKKAMVDAARLADELRAEQDHAQTQEKLRKALETQIKELQVRLDEAEANALKGGKKAIQKLEQRVRELENELDGEQRRHADAQKNLRKSERRIKELSFQADEDRKNHERMQDLVDKLQQKIKTYKRQIEEAEEIAALNLAKFRKAQQELEEAEERADLAEQAITKFRTKGRGGSAARGLSPAPHRPAFKPQFDGSAFPPRFDLQPDGDL